In the Polyangiaceae bacterium genome, one interval contains:
- a CDS encoding trypsin-like serine protease, protein MMKRLRAAFALSCLAFVGCTASPLDPVGTDERTEPIVGGVDDSGTAAHPAVVFIELPGGGCSGALIAPNLVLTARHCVSQNITQGIGCDIYGQSSNGDHVGNDYTPSQIKIRTGLNPGATVAVGKQLFHASSKNLCNNDVALILLDKNVTGITPLPMRLDWGPQMGELATAVGYGSINDFGQGAGKRRRRTNVPVISAGQDWNELNGAGEASVGQSVCSGDSGGPLISPKGAVMGVASRVSQCTNPNSHAKYARVDFQKNLIMQAFTAAGATPSLEPGTAPPTPTKVATGKSPCKTGAECQSYLCKQDKGYCTNFCSTLPCPSGMACVDSTVNISGQSINEKFCEPLVGTGACDTCRLQQCINVATTCTNNAACKALVACADACTDSSCIDGCVAANPAGVTDYDALTYCACNSSCQTDCANHCAAAGGAGGGAGQGGGSAGNPTSGGAPGFGGVGGGVGASPAAGAAGTPATSSSSSGGCSVNGSRRGGSDLAWLALAALALLRGRR, encoded by the coding sequence ATGATGAAACGACTACGAGCCGCCTTCGCCCTTAGCTGTCTTGCCTTCGTAGGTTGCACCGCTTCCCCGCTCGATCCCGTGGGCACGGACGAACGGACCGAGCCGATCGTGGGCGGCGTGGACGATTCCGGAACTGCGGCGCATCCGGCCGTCGTGTTCATCGAGCTGCCCGGAGGCGGTTGTTCTGGCGCACTCATCGCGCCCAATCTGGTGCTCACCGCGCGGCATTGCGTCTCTCAGAACATCACCCAGGGCATCGGTTGTGACATCTACGGTCAGTCGTCGAACGGCGACCACGTTGGCAACGACTACACCCCGTCGCAAATCAAGATTCGAACGGGGCTGAACCCGGGCGCCACCGTCGCGGTCGGGAAGCAGTTGTTTCACGCATCGAGCAAGAATCTCTGCAACAACGACGTCGCGCTGATCCTTCTGGACAAGAACGTGACGGGCATCACGCCGCTGCCCATGCGCCTGGACTGGGGGCCGCAGATGGGCGAGCTGGCCACCGCCGTTGGCTACGGATCCATCAACGATTTCGGGCAGGGAGCGGGCAAGCGGCGTCGTCGCACCAACGTACCGGTCATCAGCGCGGGCCAAGACTGGAACGAGCTGAACGGAGCCGGTGAGGCGTCGGTTGGGCAGTCGGTGTGCAGCGGCGACTCGGGCGGGCCGTTGATCTCGCCCAAGGGCGCGGTGATGGGTGTCGCGTCTCGAGTGTCGCAGTGCACGAACCCCAACTCGCACGCCAAGTACGCGCGCGTGGACTTTCAGAAGAACCTGATCATGCAGGCCTTCACTGCGGCTGGCGCCACGCCCAGCCTGGAACCAGGCACCGCGCCGCCGACGCCGACCAAGGTGGCCACCGGCAAATCGCCCTGCAAGACCGGGGCGGAGTGCCAGTCCTACCTCTGCAAGCAAGACAAAGGTTACTGCACGAACTTCTGCTCGACGCTGCCCTGTCCCTCGGGCATGGCGTGCGTGGATAGCACCGTGAACATCAGCGGGCAGAGCATCAACGAGAAGTTCTGCGAGCCGCTGGTCGGAACGGGAGCGTGCGACACCTGCCGCCTGCAGCAGTGCATCAACGTCGCGACCACGTGCACCAACAACGCCGCGTGCAAGGCCCTGGTGGCCTGCGCCGATGCTTGCACGGACTCGAGCTGCATCGACGGTTGCGTCGCCGCGAACCCGGCCGGGGTCACGGACTACGACGCGCTGACCTATTGCGCCTGCAACTCGAGTTGCCAAACGGACTGCGCGAATCACTGCGCGGCCGCGGGCGGCGCGGGCGGTGGAGCCGGCCAGGGCGGCGGGTCCGCGGGCAATCCCACGAGCGGCGGGGCGCCGGGCTTCGGCGGCGTCGGTGGCGGCGTCGGCGCCTCGCCTGCCGCGGGCGCGGCTGGGACTCCCGCTACGTCCTCCAGCAGCTCCGGCGGATGCAGTGTGAACGGTTCGCGCCGTGGTGGCTCGGACCTCGCGTGGCTGGCGCTGGCCGCGCTCGCCTTGTTGCGAGGCCGCCGCTAG
- a CDS encoding TetR-like C-terminal domain-containing protein — MLRVLEALRSGQLKASALTARGVSQVLGKTTGALYHHHGSLDGFLHRVAQAGFAELGASLGRTLEHQGSVEDVAAAFVAFGLDNPELHFLMFEKRYDWSSLRETGALPQTMPGLTLWNALVATLQARGVAEPELTARLLYAGLHGLVSLGISGRANVARIDIPDRAMALDLARRLARRLLQANAVT, encoded by the coding sequence GTGCTTCGGGTGCTCGAGGCCCTGCGCAGCGGGCAGCTGAAGGCGTCCGCGCTCACGGCCCGCGGCGTCAGCCAAGTGCTCGGGAAGACCACGGGGGCGCTCTACCACCACCACGGATCCCTCGACGGCTTCTTGCACCGAGTTGCACAGGCAGGTTTCGCGGAACTGGGCGCGAGCTTGGGCCGCACGCTGGAGCATCAGGGCAGCGTCGAAGACGTCGCCGCAGCATTCGTGGCCTTTGGCCTCGACAACCCCGAGCTGCACTTTCTGATGTTCGAGAAGCGATACGACTGGTCCTCCCTGCGCGAGACCGGCGCCTTGCCGCAAACCATGCCCGGCCTGACTTTGTGGAACGCCCTCGTCGCCACCCTGCAAGCTCGTGGCGTCGCAGAGCCAGAGCTCACCGCGCGATTGCTGTACGCGGGGCTTCACGGTTTGGTGTCCCTGGGCATCAGCGGACGCGCGAACGTCGCGCGCATCGACATTCCGGATCGCGCAATGGCCCTCGATCTGGCTCGACGTCTGGCACGTCGCCTGCTGCAAGCAAACGCAGTGACATGA
- a CDS encoding serine/threonine-protein kinase, translating into MLQPGDVVDGKYRVIRLIGEGGMGAVFEGENTAISRRVAIKVLHPHAALQQDTVMRFKREARAAGKIGNDHILEILDLGELPDGSHYMVMEYLDGEPLSSRIERAPLSPEELVDLATQLLEGLGAAHRAGITHRDLKPDNVFILKEKAGRHNFVKIIDFGISKFHHGVEDGEMHMTQTGTLMGTPYYMSPEQAKGKVDLDHRVDIYAVGVILYEALTGRVPFDANNFNELILKLAFEAPPPITGIVPQIDPHLADIVHRAMAHEREQRFETCETLSQALQGWRNNADPASLRFATAGAAHGTPAGGVQPAGTQSSWSQSGVQVPKNSPVVPIAIAGIALLTLLGVGGFGVYKLVGSKSAAADPATASSSATLEATTSPPDETTPPPVPDTPPSASIAAPDTPPSASVAETPAPAGSPKPTAKLGPGVKPAPAAAPAPAPAPEPAPAPGPKPGPKPGPKPGIGQAGDWY; encoded by the coding sequence ATGCTGCAGCCTGGGGACGTCGTCGACGGGAAGTACCGGGTGATCCGCCTGATCGGGGAGGGCGGCATGGGTGCGGTCTTCGAAGGGGAGAACACCGCCATTTCCCGGCGGGTTGCCATCAAGGTGCTGCACCCGCACGCGGCGCTCCAGCAGGACACGGTCATGCGCTTCAAGCGGGAAGCGCGGGCGGCCGGCAAGATCGGCAACGACCACATCCTGGAAATCCTCGACCTGGGCGAGTTGCCCGACGGCTCCCACTACATGGTGATGGAGTACCTGGACGGAGAGCCCCTTTCGTCCCGCATCGAGCGAGCGCCGCTTTCGCCCGAAGAGCTGGTGGATCTCGCGACCCAACTACTCGAGGGGCTCGGTGCGGCGCACCGCGCGGGCATCACCCACCGCGACCTCAAGCCCGACAACGTCTTCATCCTCAAGGAGAAGGCCGGTCGCCACAACTTCGTCAAGATCATCGACTTCGGCATCTCCAAGTTCCACCACGGGGTGGAAGACGGCGAGATGCACATGACGCAGACGGGCACCCTGATGGGCACGCCCTATTACATGTCGCCCGAGCAAGCGAAGGGCAAGGTCGACCTCGACCATCGCGTGGACATCTACGCCGTGGGCGTGATCTTGTACGAAGCGCTCACGGGCCGCGTGCCCTTCGACGCCAACAACTTCAACGAGCTGATCCTGAAGTTGGCCTTCGAAGCGCCGCCTCCCATCACCGGCATCGTGCCGCAGATCGATCCACACCTTGCTGACATCGTGCATCGCGCGATGGCGCACGAACGCGAGCAGCGCTTCGAGACCTGTGAGACCTTGAGCCAAGCCCTGCAAGGCTGGCGCAACAACGCGGACCCGGCGTCGCTTCGCTTCGCGACGGCCGGGGCCGCACACGGCACCCCCGCAGGTGGCGTTCAGCCCGCCGGAACGCAGAGCAGCTGGTCGCAGTCCGGCGTCCAGGTTCCCAAGAACAGTCCCGTCGTGCCCATTGCCATCGCAGGCATCGCGCTCTTGACGCTACTCGGGGTCGGCGGCTTTGGTGTCTACAAGCTCGTGGGCTCCAAGAGCGCCGCAGCAGATCCGGCCACGGCGTCGTCCAGCGCGACCCTCGAAGCCACGACGAGTCCGCCAGACGAAACGACGCCACCGCCGGTTCCCGACACACCGCCGTCTGCGTCCATCGCTGCACCGGATACACCGCCGAGTGCCAGCGTTGCCGAGACTCCCGCGCCGGCCGGGTCTCCGAAGCCGACGGCCAAGCTCGGTCCTGGTGTGAAGCCCGCTCCTGCCGCGGCGCCCGCTCCCGCACCGGCACCAGAGCCCGCACCGGCACCGGGACCGAAGCCTGGACCGAAACCCGGACCCAAGCCTGGCATCGGTCAAGCGGGCGACTGGTACTGA
- a CDS encoding NADH:flavin oxidoreductase/NADH oxidase family protein, translating into MLNDTLDLPSGQRLKNRIAKSAMSERLADAKGAPNAGHFRLYERWAQGGSALLITGNVMVDPSALGESGNVWWDASQPRDAFRNWAQAARSDGTLAIVQLNHPGRQSPRTLSRQPVAPSAVPLRMVKGAFAPPRALEPEEIEAIVDRFAQSAAAMVDAGFDGVQIHAAHGYLVSQFLSPLTNLRSDAWGGTAEKRMRFLLEIVRRTRGATGKQALLSVKLNSADFQRGGFDEEESMAVVRALDAEGIDLLEISGGTYESARMFDEPDSSTSQREAFFLDYAQRVREISHVPLLVTGGFRTRAGMEAALSSGALDVVGMARPLAAEPDLPRRILAQQSERAQSPRLSLGSKQLDPLLQAAWYQAQFARMAKGKAPNPKLSRWLAFALYFSPQRAVRRVDA; encoded by the coding sequence ATGCTGAACGACACCTTGGATCTACCTTCGGGTCAGCGACTGAAGAATCGGATCGCGAAGAGCGCCATGAGCGAACGCTTGGCGGACGCGAAGGGAGCGCCAAACGCCGGGCACTTCCGCCTCTACGAGCGCTGGGCGCAGGGCGGCAGCGCACTGCTCATCACGGGCAACGTGATGGTCGACCCGAGCGCCCTGGGAGAATCCGGCAACGTGTGGTGGGACGCGAGCCAGCCTCGAGATGCTTTTCGAAACTGGGCCCAAGCCGCGCGGAGCGACGGCACCTTGGCCATCGTTCAACTCAATCATCCCGGCCGCCAGAGCCCGCGGACCTTGAGCCGGCAGCCCGTTGCACCGTCGGCAGTGCCGCTGCGCATGGTGAAAGGTGCCTTTGCACCGCCCCGCGCGCTGGAGCCGGAGGAAATCGAGGCCATCGTCGATCGCTTCGCTCAGTCCGCAGCTGCGATGGTCGACGCGGGCTTCGACGGCGTGCAGATCCACGCAGCCCACGGCTACTTGGTCAGCCAGTTCTTGTCCCCGCTGACCAATCTTCGCAGCGACGCCTGGGGCGGCACGGCGGAAAAGCGCATGCGCTTTCTGCTCGAGATCGTGCGGCGCACTCGCGGCGCCACTGGCAAACAAGCGCTGCTCTCGGTCAAGCTGAACAGTGCGGACTTCCAGCGTGGCGGCTTCGACGAAGAAGAGAGCATGGCGGTGGTTCGTGCCCTGGATGCAGAAGGCATCGACCTGCTCGAGATCTCGGGGGGAACCTACGAGTCCGCGCGCATGTTCGACGAGCCCGACAGCAGCACGAGCCAGCGCGAAGCATTCTTCTTGGACTATGCGCAGCGCGTGCGTGAGATATCGCACGTGCCGCTACTGGTGACCGGTGGCTTTCGGACGCGCGCCGGAATGGAAGCGGCGCTGAGCAGCGGCGCCCTCGACGTGGTGGGCATGGCACGCCCTCTGGCGGCCGAGCCCGACTTGCCGCGCCGCATATTGGCGCAGCAGTCCGAGCGCGCGCAGAGCCCGCGCCTGTCCCTCGGCAGCAAACAGCTCGATCCGCTGCTCCAAGCCGCGTGGTACCAAGCGCAGTTCGCGCGCATGGCCAAGGGCAAAGCCCCGAACCCGAAGCTCTCCCGTTGGCTTGCCTTCGCGCTCTACTTCTCGCCGCAACGCGCGGTGCGCCGCGTCGATGCGTGA
- a CDS encoding ECF-type sigma factor — MPHPSGKAGGFPTTAVSQVLAVRSTEPAVRAAALRILAHAYLGPVYKYTRLKWHKGEDEARDITQSFFATALEQDTFAAYDPAKARFRTFLRVCLDRFISNDNRARRAQKRGGDLQFAPLDFDAVEREVARAPAAALPSAEDYFHQEWLRELTRASVEALREELAAKQKFVHFHVFERLDLTDDEGARPAYADLAAELGLSVTDVTNRLTYARRAFRRVVLQKLRELTATEEEFEEEAKALLGVEGA, encoded by the coding sequence ATGCCACACCCGAGCGGCAAGGCAGGGGGCTTCCCGACGACGGCGGTGTCACAGGTCTTGGCCGTGCGCAGCACCGAACCGGCGGTGCGCGCGGCGGCGCTACGCATCTTGGCGCATGCATATCTCGGCCCCGTGTACAAGTACACGCGGCTCAAATGGCACAAGGGGGAAGACGAGGCGCGGGACATCACCCAGAGCTTCTTTGCCACGGCGTTGGAGCAAGACACCTTCGCAGCCTACGACCCTGCCAAGGCTCGCTTCCGCACCTTCCTTCGCGTCTGCTTGGATCGCTTCATCAGTAACGACAACCGAGCACGTCGCGCCCAGAAACGAGGCGGGGACCTGCAGTTTGCGCCGCTGGACTTCGATGCAGTCGAACGCGAGGTGGCGCGTGCACCCGCGGCGGCGCTGCCGTCGGCGGAGGACTACTTCCATCAGGAATGGCTGCGCGAACTCACTCGGGCGTCGGTCGAAGCGCTGCGGGAGGAACTCGCCGCGAAGCAGAAGTTCGTCCACTTCCACGTCTTCGAACGCCTCGATCTGACCGACGACGAGGGCGCGCGACCCGCCTACGCGGATCTGGCTGCGGAGCTGGGGCTCAGCGTGACCGACGTGACGAATCGCCTGACCTACGCCCGTCGCGCCTTCCGTCGCGTCGTGCTGCAGAAGCTGCGCGAGCTCACCGCAACTGAAGAAGAGTTCGAAGAGGAAGCAAAGGCACTCTTGGGCGTGGAAGGCGCCTGA
- a CDS encoding metallophosphoesterase, translating to MKSAAVLVLSLPLLALACGSSSEDPAQSGTGGVAGAWTGGTSGGGASSGGSAGVGAGGASGGVAGGTAGTGSGGTAAKELRFIGVGDCGKGNDGQKAVAAAMRDKCNKDGCDFIQMLGDNIYESGASSVDDPQWQTKFEQPYANVTYPFWVVLGNHDYGGNGLGTEPAKADVQVAYTQKSNKWKLPAKHYKHPEPNVDFIALDTNEAMYSNHAQQKTNAAKWIAESTAGWKIALGHHPYLSNGPHGNAGSYDNLPAVPIANGKGVKDLLDTTVCGKVDVYLAAHDHSLQWMTGKCQGTELIVSGGGADPTTLPGSNPAYYQEANLGFIYVVISGNTFTGEFIDDKGNVKYTRTITKP from the coding sequence GTGAAATCAGCTGCAGTCCTGGTTCTTTCCTTGCCGCTCTTGGCCTTGGCGTGCGGTTCCTCATCGGAAGATCCAGCCCAAAGCGGCACGGGGGGAGTCGCCGGAGCGTGGACTGGAGGCACGAGCGGGGGAGGCGCGTCGAGCGGAGGCAGCGCGGGAGTGGGCGCGGGTGGCGCGAGCGGTGGAGTCGCCGGCGGCACCGCCGGCACGGGCAGCGGCGGCACTGCCGCCAAAGAGCTGCGTTTCATCGGCGTCGGCGACTGCGGCAAGGGCAACGACGGCCAAAAGGCCGTCGCGGCGGCGATGCGAGACAAGTGCAACAAGGACGGTTGCGACTTCATCCAAATGCTGGGCGACAACATCTACGAGAGCGGCGCCTCGTCCGTGGACGATCCGCAGTGGCAGACCAAGTTCGAGCAGCCCTACGCCAACGTCACCTATCCCTTCTGGGTGGTGCTCGGGAACCACGACTACGGCGGCAATGGTCTCGGTACCGAGCCGGCCAAGGCAGACGTGCAAGTCGCCTACACCCAAAAGTCGAACAAGTGGAAGCTGCCCGCCAAGCACTACAAGCACCCAGAACCCAACGTGGATTTCATTGCCCTCGATACCAACGAGGCGATGTACAGCAACCACGCCCAGCAAAAGACGAACGCCGCGAAATGGATCGCGGAGTCCACCGCGGGTTGGAAGATCGCCTTGGGCCATCACCCGTATCTCTCCAACGGGCCTCATGGCAACGCGGGCAGCTACGACAACCTGCCGGCGGTGCCCATCGCCAATGGCAAGGGCGTGAAGGATCTGCTCGACACCACCGTGTGCGGCAAAGTGGACGTGTACCTAGCCGCGCACGACCACAGTTTGCAGTGGATGACCGGCAAGTGTCAGGGCACGGAGCTCATCGTCTCCGGCGGCGGCGCCGATCCCACCACGCTGCCCGGTTCGAACCCGGCCTACTATCAGGAAGCGAACCTCGGCTTCATCTACGTCGTGATCAGCGGCAACACCTTCACCGGTGAGTTCATCGACGACAAGGGCAACGTGAAGTACACGCGCACGATCACGAAGCCTTGA